In Paracoccus aminophilus JCM 7686, a single window of DNA contains:
- a CDS encoding gamma carbonic anhydrase family protein has protein sequence MIWELEGIAPEIAAEAWVAPDAQVIGKVVLEEGANIWYGAVLRGDNEEIRIGKSSNVQELCVLHTDPGYPLTVGENVTVGHRAILHGCTIGDGALIGMGAIILNGAKIGAGALIGAGALVAEGKEISPGALVMGAPGKVVRELDGEARAKLIKSAEKYRANAARFRAGAKPVA, from the coding sequence ATGATCTGGGAACTCGAGGGCATTGCGCCCGAAATCGCGGCAGAGGCCTGGGTTGCGCCCGATGCGCAGGTGATCGGCAAGGTCGTGCTCGAGGAGGGGGCGAATATCTGGTATGGCGCGGTTCTGCGCGGCGACAATGAAGAGATCCGCATCGGCAAAAGCTCGAATGTGCAGGAACTTTGCGTGCTCCACACCGACCCGGGCTATCCGCTGACCGTGGGCGAGAATGTCACCGTCGGCCACCGCGCCATCCTGCATGGCTGCACGATTGGCGACGGCGCGCTGATCGGCATGGGCGCGATCATCCTCAACGGCGCGAAGATCGGGGCGGGGGCGCTGATCGGCGCGGGCGCGCTGGTCGCCGAGGGCAAGGAGATCTCGCCGGGCGCGCTCGTCATGGGCGCTCCGGGCAAGGTGGTGCGCGAGCTTGACGGCGAGGCCCGTGCCAAGCTGATCAAATCGGCCGAGAAATACCGCGCCAATGCCGCGCGCTTCCGCGCCGGGGCAAAGCCCGTCGCATGA
- a CDS encoding CvpA family protein has translation MDGFTIIDGVVAAVIILSAILAYARGFVRESLAILGWIAAAVLAFIFAPTVRPMVAQVPGLNKFLADSCELATIAGFAVVFAIALVIFSVITPLFSSVVQRSALGGVDQGVGFLFGVARGVLLVAVAFIVYDRVATPVAMVDSSRSAQVFHRVTSQMDQQIPQDAPGWIVNRYEQMVRTCGTTGTTVTPSTATPASTQTPAQTPAGETAPATT, from the coding sequence ATGGACGGATTCACGATTATCGACGGCGTCGTCGCTGCTGTCATCATCCTCTCGGCGATTCTGGCCTATGCCCGCGGCTTCGTGCGCGAATCGCTGGCCATTCTGGGATGGATCGCGGCGGCGGTGCTGGCCTTCATCTTTGCCCCGACCGTGCGCCCGATGGTCGCTCAGGTGCCGGGCCTGAACAAGTTTCTCGCCGATAGCTGCGAATTGGCCACGATTGCGGGCTTTGCCGTAGTCTTTGCCATTGCGCTGGTGATCTTCTCGGTGATCACGCCGCTGTTTTCCTCGGTCGTCCAGCGCTCGGCGCTTGGCGGGGTCGATCAGGGCGTGGGCTTTCTCTTCGGCGTGGCGCGCGGCGTCCTTTTGGTCGCGGTGGCCTTCATCGTCTATGACCGCGTCGCCACCCCGGTCGCCATGGTCGACAGCTCGCGCTCGGCACAGGTCTTCCACCGCGTGACCAGCCAGATGGATCAGCAGATCCCGCAAGACGCGCCCGGCTGGATCGTGAACCGCTACGAGCAGATGGTGCGGACCTGCGGCACGACCGGCACCACCGTGACGCCCTCGACCGCCACGCCCGCGTCGACGCAAACCCCGGCACAAACCCCGGCGGGCGAGACCGCTCCGGCGACCACCTGA
- the purF gene encoding amidophosphoribosyltransferase encodes MQPFLAHPFDSDRLHEECGIFGVIGVADAANFVALGLHALQHRGQEAGGIISHDPGTGFNSAHRFGYVRDNFTKQSTMETLPGPLAIGHVRYSTAGTKAAPAIRDVQPFFGEFAMGGCAIAHNGNITNADALRRELIERGSIFQSSSDSECIIHLMARSIQRNIPERMKDALRRIEGAFSVIAMTRTKLIGVRDPLGVRPLVMGRLSDGAYVLASETCALDIVGAELVREIEPGEMVVISKGEVESSRPFGPSTGRFCIFEHVYFSRPDSIIGGRSVYETRRQIGVELAREAPVEADLVCPVPDSGTPAAIGYAHESGIPFGMGIIRNQYVGRTFIEPTEQIRNMGVRLKLNVNRALVKGKRVVLVDDSVVRGTTSRKIKDMILDAGAKEVHFRIASPPTAWPCFYGVDTPERSKLLAANMSTEEMRDWIGVDSLSFVSLDGLYRAAGEAQGRNNSRPQYCDACFSGDYPVAPFDQLQRGFHMKPGSETASATDHAAE; translated from the coding sequence ATGCAGCCATTCCTTGCCCATCCCTTTGATTCCGATCGCCTTCACGAGGAATGCGGAATCTTCGGTGTGATCGGGGTCGCCGATGCGGCCAATTTCGTGGCGCTTGGGCTTCATGCCTTGCAGCACCGCGGCCAGGAAGCGGGAGGGATCATCTCGCATGATCCGGGAACCGGCTTCAACTCTGCCCATCGCTTCGGCTATGTGCGCGACAATTTCACCAAGCAATCGACGATGGAGACCCTGCCGGGTCCCTTGGCCATCGGTCACGTCCGCTATTCGACCGCCGGCACCAAGGCCGCGCCGGCGATCCGCGACGTTCAGCCCTTCTTCGGCGAATTCGCCATGGGCGGCTGCGCGATTGCTCATAACGGCAATATCACCAATGCCGATGCGCTGCGCCGCGAGCTGATCGAGCGTGGCTCGATCTTCCAGTCCTCGTCGGATTCGGAATGCATCATCCATCTGATGGCGCGCTCGATCCAGCGCAATATCCCCGAACGGATGAAGGATGCTTTGCGCCGCATCGAAGGCGCCTTCTCGGTCATCGCCATGACCCGGACCAAGCTCATCGGCGTGCGCGATCCTCTGGGCGTGCGCCCGCTGGTCATGGGCCGTCTGTCGGACGGGGCCTATGTGCTGGCCTCGGAAACCTGTGCGCTTGACATCGTCGGCGCCGAGCTGGTGCGTGAGATCGAGCCCGGTGAAATGGTCGTCATTTCGAAGGGCGAGGTCGAAAGCTCGCGCCCCTTCGGTCCCTCGACCGGCCGCTTCTGCATCTTCGAACATGTCTATTTCTCGCGCCCGGATTCGATCATCGGCGGCCGTTCGGTCTATGAGACCCGCCGTCAGATCGGCGTCGAGCTCGCGCGCGAAGCCCCGGTCGAGGCCGATCTGGTTTGCCCGGTTCCCGACAGCGGCACGCCCGCGGCGATCGGCTATGCCCATGAAAGCGGCATCCCTTTCGGCATGGGCATCATCCGCAACCAATATGTCGGCCGGACCTTCATTGAGCCGACCGAGCAGATCCGCAATATGGGCGTGCGTCTGAAGCTCAACGTCAACCGCGCGCTGGTCAAGGGCAAGCGCGTCGTGCTGGTCGATGACTCGGTGGTGCGTGGCACGACCTCGCGCAAGATCAAGGACATGATCCTTGATGCAGGCGCGAAGGAGGTCCATTTCCGGATCGCCTCCCCGCCGACAGCATGGCCGTGCTTCTATGGCGTTGATACGCCCGAGCGCAGCAAGCTTCTGGCCGCGAATATGTCGACCGAGGAAATGCGCGACTGGATCGGCGTTGACAGCCTCTCCTTCGTGTCGCTGGACGGGCTTTACCGCGCGGCGGGCGAGGCTCAGGGCCGCAACAATTCGCGCCCGCAATATTGCGACGCCTGCTTCTCGGGCGATTATCCGGTCGCGCCTTTCGACCAATTGCAGCGCGGCTTCCATATGAAACCGGGCTCGGAAACCGCATCGGCGACCGATCACGCGGCGGAATAG
- the radA gene encoding DNA repair protein RadA, giving the protein MAKSVTAFTCTACGATHRKWSGRCEACGEWNTIIEEAPLSQGPGRGLGAVRGKPVPLSGLSTLEAPPPRACSGMTEFDRVLGGGVVPGSAILVGGDPGIGKSTLLLQATAALARNGQNAIYLSGEEASAQVRLRAQRLGLSDAPVRLGAETALRNILTTLDAEKPDVAVIDSIQTLWSDTVEAAPGSVSQVRSAAHELVTFAKRSGTAIILVGHVTKEGQIAGPRVVEHMVDTVIYFEGERGHQFRILRAVKNRFGPADEIGVFEMTGGGLAEVTNPSALFLSERGQPVPGSAVFAGIEGTRPVLTEIQALVAPSTLASPRRTVVGLDSGRVSTILAVLEARCAIPFAGLDVFLNVAGGMRVNEPAADLAIAAALLSAREDIALPPEAVIFGEISLSGALRPVAQAENRLKEAQKLGFSRAILPEAQKVEGMAGMRIDRISDLTGFVGETFGAG; this is encoded by the coding sequence ATGGCAAAATCAGTTACAGCTTTCACCTGCACCGCCTGTGGTGCCACCCATCGCAAATGGTCGGGCCGTTGCGAGGCCTGCGGCGAGTGGAACACGATCATCGAAGAGGCGCCCTTGAGCCAAGGCCCCGGGCGGGGGCTGGGCGCGGTGCGCGGCAAGCCGGTCCCGCTTTCAGGCCTCTCGACCCTTGAAGCGCCGCCGCCGCGCGCCTGTTCGGGCATGACGGAATTCGACCGAGTGCTCGGCGGCGGTGTTGTGCCGGGCTCGGCCATTCTGGTCGGCGGCGATCCCGGGATCGGGAAATCGACGCTTCTGCTGCAAGCCACTGCCGCCCTCGCCCGCAATGGTCAGAATGCGATCTATCTGTCGGGCGAAGAGGCGAGCGCGCAGGTGCGTCTGCGCGCGCAGCGCCTTGGCCTCTCGGATGCGCCGGTGCGGCTGGGCGCGGAAACCGCGCTTCGCAATATCCTGACGACACTCGACGCGGAAAAGCCCGATGTCGCGGTGATCGATTCAATCCAGACGCTGTGGTCGGACACGGTCGAGGCAGCGCCGGGTTCGGTCTCTCAGGTTCGCTCGGCGGCGCATGAACTGGTGACCTTCGCCAAACGCTCGGGCACGGCGATCATTCTGGTCGGCCATGTCACCAAGGAAGGCCAGATCGCGGGCCCGCGCGTCGTCGAACATATGGTCGATACCGTCATCTATTTCGAAGGCGAGCGCGGCCATCAGTTCCGCATCCTGCGCGCGGTCAAGAACCGCTTCGGCCCCGCCGACGAGATCGGCGTCTTCGAGATGACCGGCGGCGGTCTGGCCGAGGTCACAAACCCCTCGGCGCTGTTTTTGTCCGAGCGCGGCCAGCCCGTGCCCGGCAGCGCGGTTTTTGCCGGGATCGAGGGCACGCGCCCGGTCCTGACCGAAATTCAGGCGCTTGTTGCGCCATCGACACTGGCAAGTCCGCGCCGAACTGTGGTCGGGCTCGACTCGGGGCGGGTCTCGACCATCCTCGCCGTGCTTGAGGCGCGCTGCGCCATTCCCTTCGCCGGTCTTGACGTTTTTCTCAACGTGGCCGGGGGGATGCGCGTGAACGAGCCTGCCGCCGATCTCGCCATCGCCGCCGCCCTTCTAAGCGCACGCGAAGACATCGCGCTGCCTCCCGAAGCCGTGATTTTCGGCGAAATTTCCCTCTCGGGGGCGCTTCGTCCGGTCGCTCAGGCCGAAAACAGGTTGAAAGAAGCCCAAAAACTTGGTTTTTCACGGGCGATCTTGCCCGAGGCGCAAAAAGTCGAGGGCATGGCGGGGATGCGGATCGACCGGATCTCCGATCTGACAGGTTTTGTGGGCGAGACCTTCGGCGCCGGCTGA
- a CDS encoding class II 3-deoxy-7-phosphoheptulonate synthase, whose amino-acid sequence MAEINRSSTTATSAWDKRGWRYRPRVQMPDYPDAQALEAVEAQLAKYPPLVFAGEARRLRAHLADVAQGRAFLLQGGDCAESFSEFSADNIRDTFKVMLQMAVVLTWGAQLPVVKVGRMAGQFAKPRSAGTEVIGGVELPSYRGDIINGFDFTAAARVPDPQRMLAAYTQASASLNLLRAFSTGGYADIHRVQSWISDFTDATDAARYRDIADRISDAMAFMAAAGVTGETAHELAQVEFYTSHEALLLEYEEALARIDSTTGLPVAGSGHMIWIGDRTRQPDGAHVEFCRGVQNPIGLKCGPSTTAEDLKVLMAKLNPANEPGRLTLIARFGAGTVGDHLPRLIKTVQEEGAQVVWSCDPMHGNTIKSASGYKTRPFDSVLREVREFFSVHQAEGTIPGGVHFEMTGQDVTECTGGVRAVTDEDLSSRYHTACDPRLNASQSLELAFLVAEELRGRRLEEARQAKAS is encoded by the coding sequence ATGGCAGAGATCAATCGCAGTTCCACGACCGCAACTTCGGCATGGGACAAGCGTGGCTGGCGTTACCGGCCGCGCGTGCAGATGCCCGATTATCCCGACGCGCAAGCGCTCGAGGCCGTCGAGGCACAGCTTGCGAAATATCCTCCCCTGGTTTTTGCGGGCGAGGCGCGTCGCCTTCGCGCACATCTGGCTGACGTGGCGCAAGGGCGCGCCTTCCTTCTGCAAGGGGGCGATTGCGCCGAAAGCTTCAGCGAATTCTCGGCCGACAACATCCGCGACACCTTCAAGGTGATGCTGCAGATGGCGGTCGTGCTGACCTGGGGCGCGCAGCTTCCTGTGGTGAAGGTCGGCCGGATGGCGGGCCAATTCGCGAAACCGCGCTCGGCGGGGACCGAAGTGATCGGTGGCGTCGAGCTGCCGAGCTACCGCGGCGACATCATCAACGGCTTCGACTTCACCGCCGCAGCCCGCGTGCCCGATCCCCAGCGCATGCTGGCGGCTTACACGCAGGCCTCGGCCTCGCTGAACTTGCTGCGCGCGTTTTCGACCGGCGGCTATGCCGATATCCATCGCGTGCAAAGCTGGATCTCGGACTTCACCGATGCGACCGATGCGGCGCGGTACCGCGACATCGCCGACCGCATTTCCGACGCTATGGCGTTCATGGCAGCGGCGGGCGTCACCGGAGAAACCGCTCATGAACTCGCACAGGTCGAGTTCTACACCAGCCACGAGGCGCTGCTTCTGGAATATGAAGAGGCGCTGGCGCGCATCGACTCGACCACCGGCCTGCCGGTTGCGGGCTCGGGCCATATGATCTGGATCGGCGATCGCACCCGTCAGCCCGACGGTGCGCATGTCGAATTCTGCCGTGGCGTGCAGAACCCGATCGGCCTGAAATGCGGTCCCTCGACCACGGCCGAGGATCTGAAAGTGCTGATGGCGAAACTGAACCCGGCCAACGAGCCCGGCCGCCTGACCCTGATCGCGCGCTTTGGCGCGGGCACGGTTGGCGACCACCTGCCGCGTCTGATCAAGACGGTGCAGGAAGAGGGCGCGCAGGTCGTCTGGTCTTGCGACCCGATGCATGGCAACACGATCAAATCGGCCTCGGGCTACAAGACCCGTCCGTTCGATTCCGTGCTGCGTGAAGTGCGCGAATTCTTCTCGGTCCATCAGGCTGAGGGCACGATCCCGGGCGGCGTCCATTTCGAGATGACCGGCCAGGATGTGACCGAATGCACCGGTGGCGTGCGTGCGGTGACCGATGAGGATCTCTCCTCGCGTTACCACACCGCTTGCGATCCGCGCCTGAACGCCAGCCAGTCGCTGGAGCTTGCCTTCCTCGTCGCCGAGGAACTGCGCGGCCGTCGTCTGGAAGAAGCCCGCCAAGCCAAAGCGAGCTGA
- a CDS encoding PAS domain-containing protein has product MAQETTPASAPTMGEVVQLIDFDPIRPGQIIIELRAYWESLRKGRAIPERSDVEPRGIRNALDYAFILERIAPGAARFRLAGKHLIDLMGMEVRGMPFCSLLDPSSRGRLSDVLESVFKAPQVAEIRLDSPGGYGRPPLTARMLILPLRSDLGDVTRALGCIISEGEIGRTPRRFDIVSDEVVPVIPGALALDPSPSAAGFNEQPSPWRAPPLAAPAPVPVGAAQTPEARRARFRIVHETPERPKD; this is encoded by the coding sequence ATGGCACAGGAAACGACGCCCGCGTCGGCTCCGACGATGGGCGAGGTCGTGCAGCTTATCGACTTCGATCCCATTCGGCCGGGCCAGATTATCATTGAGCTCAGGGCCTATTGGGAAAGCCTGCGCAAGGGTCGCGCCATTCCAGAGCGCTCGGATGTCGAGCCGCGCGGCATCCGCAATGCGCTGGATTACGCCTTCATTCTCGAAAGGATCGCGCCGGGCGCGGCGCGGTTCCGGCTGGCCGGAAAGCATCTGATCGACCTCATGGGCATGGAAGTGCGCGGGATGCCGTTCTGCTCGCTGCTCGACCCAAGCTCGCGCGGGCGGCTGTCGGATGTGCTGGAAAGCGTGTTCAAGGCGCCGCAGGTTGCCGAGATCCGGCTGGATTCGCCGGGTGGCTACGGCCGTCCGCCGCTGACCGCGCGGATGCTGATCCTGCCGCTGCGCTCGGATCTGGGCGATGTGACGCGCGCGCTTGGCTGCATTATCTCCGAGGGCGAAATCGGCCGCACCCCGCGCCGTTTCGACATCGTCTCGGATGAGGTGGTGCCGGTCATTCCCGGCGCGCTGGCCCTTGACCCCTCGCCCTCGGCAGCCGGCTTCAATGAGCAGCCCTCGCCTTGGCGCGCTCCGCCTCTGGCCGCTCCCGCGCCCGTGCCGGTCGGGGCTGCACAAACCCCCGAGGCGCGGCGCGCACGGTTTCGCATCGTGCACGAAACCCCTGAACGTCCGAAGGATTAA
- a CDS encoding sensor histidine kinase, whose translation MSGPDGDMLIEAVPAAMLVVDRQSRLVLANAEARALFGEAIVGRPFVTVLRHPGINEALERVLLGVSQQSLTATFTVQGRDLTVEVRVTPLSVAGGRGAALAFEDRSSLERAEQMRRDFVANVSHELRTPLTALMGFIETLRGPAKNDANARDRFLGIMEREAGRMNRLVGDLLSLSRVEAEERRRPVQSVELTGLLRNVIAALRPTADAAGVTIELAPPDEPVTVAGDADQLVQVFDNLIENAVKYGGRDASVHLGFAYLEHEPVLRGPAWAITVADQGEGIAPEHLPRLTERFYRVDTHRSREQGGTGLGLAIVKHIVNRHRGRLKIESEKGKGSRFIVILPDQIGKS comes from the coding sequence ATGAGCGGACCGGATGGCGATATGCTGATCGAGGCGGTTCCGGCGGCCATGCTGGTCGTCGACCGCCAGAGCCGTCTGGTCCTGGCCAATGCCGAAGCGCGCGCCCTGTTCGGCGAGGCCATCGTCGGGCGGCCCTTCGTGACCGTCCTGCGCCATCCCGGCATCAACGAGGCGCTCGAACGGGTCCTGCTGGGCGTGTCTCAGCAATCCCTGACCGCGACCTTCACGGTGCAGGGCCGCGATCTGACCGTTGAGGTGCGGGTGACGCCCCTTTCGGTGGCGGGCGGGCGCGGCGCGGCTCTGGCCTTCGAGGATCGCTCGAGCCTTGAGCGCGCCGAGCAGATGCGTCGCGATTTCGTCGCCAATGTCAGCCATGAGCTGCGCACGCCGCTGACCGCGCTCATGGGCTTTATCGAGACCCTGCGCGGCCCGGCCAAGAACGACGCCAATGCGCGCGACCGTTTTCTCGGCATCATGGAGCGCGAGGCGGGCCGGATGAACCGGCTGGTCGGCGATCTTTTGTCGCTGAGCCGGGTCGAGGCCGAAGAGCGTCGCCGCCCGGTGCAAAGCGTCGAGCTGACCGGGCTCTTGCGCAATGTCATCGCGGCGCTGCGCCCGACGGCGGATGCGGCAGGCGTCACGATCGAACTTGCGCCGCCCGACGAGCCAGTGACGGTTGCGGGCGATGCCGATCAGCTCGTGCAGGTTTTCGACAATCTCATCGAGAATGCGGTGAAATACGGGGGCAGGGACGCCTCGGTCCATCTCGGCTTTGCCTATCTCGAACATGAGCCGGTGCTGCGCGGCCCGGCTTGGGCGATCACCGTCGCCGATCAGGGCGAGGGCATCGCTCCTGAACATCTGCCGCGCTTGACCGAACGCTTCTACCGTGTCGACACCCATCGCTCGCGCGAACAGGGCGGCACCGGGCTGGGCCTCGCGATCGTTAAACATATCGTGAACCGCCATCGCGGGCGGCTGAAGATCGAAAGCGAGAAGGGCAAGGGCAGCCGTTTCATCGTGATCCTGCCCGATCAGATCGGCAAAAGCTGA
- the gmk gene encoding guanylate kinase has product MERSGLLIILSSPSGAGKSTLARRLMEWDPALRFSVSATTRSPRPGEVDGEHYYFRSIEEFRTMVDQGEMLEHAEVFGNYYGSPKTPIEAAMREGRDTLFDVDWQGGQQIRASALGAQVISIFILPPSLVELERRLVSRGQDSAEVIRGRMQKSLNEISHWAEYDYVLVNEDLDQSTEQLKTILTAERLRRERQTGLGRFVRGLMDEEIGR; this is encoded by the coding sequence ATGGAACGCAGCGGACTTCTCATCATCCTGTCCTCACCTTCGGGCGCGGGCAAATCGACGCTGGCGCGGCGGTTGATGGAATGGGACCCGGCGCTGCGCTTTTCGGTCTCGGCGACGACGCGCAGCCCGCGTCCGGGCGAGGTCGATGGCGAGCATTATTATTTCCGCTCGATCGAAGAGTTCCGCACGATGGTCGATCAGGGCGAGATGCTGGAACATGCCGAGGTCTTCGGCAATTACTATGGCTCGCCCAAGACCCCGATCGAGGCCGCGATGCGCGAGGGCCGCGACACCTTGTTCGATGTCGATTGGCAGGGGGGCCAGCAGATCCGCGCCTCGGCGCTTGGCGCTCAGGTGATCTCGATCTTCATCCTGCCGCCGAGCCTCGTCGAGCTCGAGCGCCGTCTGGTCTCGCGCGGGCAGGATTCTGCCGAGGTCATTCGCGGGCGGATGCAGAAAAGCCTGAACGAGATCAGCCACTGGGCGGAATATGACTATGTGCTGGTCAATGAAGATCTCGACCAGAGCACTGAGCAGTTGAAGACCATCCTCACGGCTGAAAGACTGCGCCGGGAACGCCAGACCGGGCTCGGCCGGTTCGTGCGCGGATTGATGGATGAGGAGATTGGCAGATGA